The sequence aacaatagaatggaacaaattattgtggacaaaataaaatcatgtgatgctaagcatttttattttgcattatactagcttaatttttttaatatttaatgcaaGGTATCtcaactgaaaatttttttactttttgtaatttttccagCTAACAGTTTAAGTTAGTAAATTGATATTTGGTTTTAGGTTATGAGACCGAATTCTCGAAATTAAGTTAATGACaagttattgtataatttttacatgaacagactttttattgttaatttaatttattgttgtattataattaattttttgttatattattaaaatcactttgaaattttaagatatttttatcgaaaaatgctTACCGGTTATCCATTGGCACCAATATTTGATCGGCCTTATAATATTGCTACAgagtattcaataaaaaatattaaaacatacCTTACATACGTACAAATGTATACATAGTACgtgtgtaaaacaaaaaattgataacGCATATTTAATCTCAAACTATTATCAGATATTGGTTCAATATTtccagaaataatttttatttgaacacgaataaatagatatgtatgtatgtatgaacgtatTGTCAATTGAGTGTGCTTTAGAGTTGCCCCAAATTGGTGTTTTAATTGAGAATTTTAGCTCTTGTTCTTTTCTGCATTCTGGGCAGATGTATGAGACATCTGGAAAATCACCAAGTTGGTGTAGCACCCACAGGGTGAGACTTCTCAAAATCAGGTCACATCTCAGAGAGGATTTGTTATGTTCACCGATGTATGGAATTAAAGGAATTCCGAGGCCGGTCCCACATCCATATGCAaacacactcacatacatatgtctaagGTATCGGTATAATACAAATAACAAATATGTACCCACATAAGGTTTTAGGGGTacgcagaattttcaaaaaattgattttgtttgcatttgtttaaggtataatatcttaaaaatattgtgtgaaaatttgaagtgaacccGACAAATCGAGATATTCAACAATTATGTAACAAAGGATGCTCGGGAAAATCGgcaatcgatagcaaaactttaagtgcgtttttctcaaaactttttgaactgGTTTTCACTGTctcttaaaaaccgcttgagagatttcaataaaatttatactgcttttgaaaaacataaaaactcgtgcctgatcgaaggattgtttttttaatttcgattttttttaacaattaattgtcggagtttctcgaaaatttgataaaatatttcctgagaacGTCAtaatgtttattttgaaaaaagcttcgatcagtcacaaaattatgtattaataacacaaatttctcttgtccgattgattttagatgaatctccaaagacttgtgatgatcatcgcaagggacttctggaggaacgggctccacacaaacagcgataacttttacaattattaatttttttttgaaattttgctaaagtcacgtagcaaaaacaaattattgaaaatcataatttttttgggcctctgattacccctaaccccataaggAAACTCAATTGATTTGgtagatttttgtatttttaaaacatattatattatattttacaatattttccaaaattgttgGCAGAATATTGTCCGGGTATTAACCCTCGATTGGCTATTAATAAGTACGTGCAGGTAAATTCTGCTACCACTGCCTttattgtgtatgtatgtacatacgtacatacatatgtatcatatGCACGAGCGTAAGAGTGTTAGCTTTATTTTATCATCCAAAAGATATAAGTAAACAATGTATACATGTATAACACTAGTAagctttaatattttatagccGATAAgatatacgtacacacatacatatgtaagtaaacaaaataaatgcttaCCGATGTTTTCATAACAAAggtaaatcgataaaaaattattggtaTAAAACTGGTCTATcaagttttgtttgaaaataatggACTTATTTCGTTATCGTTCCGATTTTTTTAGCACAGGAAAAATGCGTTTGTCTTAAATGTGTTAAAATGTATCCCCTTTATTATTTTAGATTCCTTCACCGACTTCTGAAATTAAATTGACGTCGTCAATCTAAATtgattatttattcaatatacatatgcatgtatccGGTTGTACTCtcagcagagaacgtaaatttatttgatgcatttcatttcatttcatgcgTTTACGTTCTCTGCTGTCAGTAGTACCTCGCTAGTATTTTATACAATTCGTTATTGTAATTGTCATTTGACTGTTAAAATtaacatttgtaaaatttatataaaactttTCAGACACTTGTTagactatatatgtacatatgtacaagtgtCACTCACTTACGAATGTTTACAAACAGTGAATGAATAAATGCCTTTTGcatatttcttaatttaatacTTTCAACAATAGGTTtagaaaaatactaaatttagtGATGCCGAATTAGCAACGTTATTTAAGGGTTAACTTCAAtatacataacaaaaaaatatatataccttTTACATGTCTTTATCCGGGTTGGTTAAATTATTAAGTGTTAAAAGAAgtcataaatagaaataaataagttgaacatataatatttttactttcgtTAAGCAATATTTGCGTTTCCTCTAAGAGCAACAGCACGGAAAACGTTGCTCATTCCAGCCACGCTGGTTATGCCACGCATGCCAGTATTTTGGAAGTAAATTAATAAGTAACGTTCACCATCGCGCATGTTGATGTCATCGGAGAAATCGAGCCGAATATCTTCTTCGTCCTGCAATTGTTGACGACGCAAACGTTCACGATTGCGATGGTGGTGACGACTTGAGCGATGTGTACCCGGTGTTTCAAAGAAGGGATCTACCGGCGAATCAGGTGAAGATGGTGGTGACTCGGCCTGGTTGACATATTCATAACCAATGTGTTCGTTCAAACTAGCAAAACCCTCTCGAAACACTCCTATCCAGTCGTGGTTACGCTCTTCAAAATCATTAGGCTTTATATATTCCACCGTATTTTCTTCACCAATTTTCCACTCAACGATATCTTTGAAGTTTACGCAAGTGGCTCGATAGTTTGGATAAAGTTTAATACTGATCTCGCTACTCACTGGTTTATGATCACTAATGTTATATGCAGGATGTGATTTATATGATCTTTGTTCGATAGCTAGCCTTTCATCGGGTCGCTTATTGAGCGGTTGTAATGCATATAGTATACGGTCTGTCCATGCAGGTCGGCGCTTTAAATCATAATTTGATGTGCCTTCATGATATTTAAATGTCGGTGGGAAAGCAGGCAATCGTTCATGCATTAAATGGAAGGCTTTCTGTAATTTTGTTCGCACATGAAGTAATTGGTCGCGTTGAATGAGTTCACTCAGTTGCTCGTCATTTTTAACAGC comes from Anastrepha ludens isolate Willacy chromosome 3, idAnaLude1.1, whole genome shotgun sequence and encodes:
- the LOC128858760 gene encoding inositol polyphosphate 5-phosphatase K, with the translated sequence MKSSSVKAGDEHKSQSDLQQLPQQQQLYVETYTVYVVTWNVGTRFPDNISLRSLLGLQGVDDQKLESLPDIYAIGLQEVNVQPQQQMLGLFKEDPWTHKVKKLLRDYDYVVIKSEQMQGLLLTLLVRRKHVEHLRDIEPEFTRTGFGGIWGNKGAVSIRFSLYGCALTFVVSHLAAHDHHLDERIEDYEQIMENHHYHVPHYREIYDHDYVFWFGDLNFRLMGDDSPAEVLAAVKNDEQLSELIQRDQLLHVRTKLQKAFHLMHERLPAFPPTFKYHEGTSNYDLKRRPAWTDRILYALQPLNKRPDERLAIEQRSYKSHPAYNISDHKPVSSEISIKLYPNYRATCVNFKDIVEWKIGEENTVEYIKPNDFEERNHDWIGVFREGFASLNEHIGYEYVNQAESPPSSPDSPVDPFFETPGTHRSSRHHHRNRERLRRQQLQDEEDIRLDFSDDINMRDGERYLLIYFQNTGMRGITSVAGMSNVFRAVALRGNANIA